The following proteins come from a genomic window of Rattus norvegicus strain BN/NHsdMcwi chromosome 8, GRCr8, whole genome shotgun sequence:
- the Or7e177 gene encoding olfactory receptor 7E178-like, whose protein sequence is MRVSDDPGLQPILFCLFMFVYLVTVLGNLIIILAVNSDSNLHTPMYFFLCNLSLADICFISTTVPKMIVNIQTHRKEIIYVGCLTQMSFLILFGCMDGLLLAVMAYDRFVAVCHPLHYSLIMNPRLCGSLVFLSLLVSLVDSQAHNLIALQIIYFKDVEISNFFCDPAQLLNLACFNTFINDIVMYFVGALSGLLPISGIFFSYYKIVFSILKISSSGGRYKAFSTCGSHLSVVCLFYGTAMGVYLGSAVSRSPRSTAVASLMYTVVTPMLNPFIYSLRNKDIKRAVKRFHRKIL, encoded by the coding sequence ATGAGAGTCTCTGATGATCCAGGACTGCAGCCCATCCTcttctgtttatttatgtttgtgtaccTGGTTACAGTGCTTGGTAACCTGATCATCATCCTGGCTGTCAACTCTGACTCCAACCTCCAcactcccatgtacttcttcctctgcAATCTGTCCTTGGCTGACATCTGTTTTATCTCTACCACAGTCCCAAAGATGATTGTGAACATCCAGACTCACAGAAAAGAGATAATCTATGTGGGCTGCCTTACACAGATGTCATTTTTGATCCTTTTTGGATGTATGGATGGCTTGCTTCTGGCTGTGATGGCCTATGATAGATTTGTGGCTGTCTGTCACCCACTGCATTATTCACTCATCATGAATCCTCGCCTCTGTGGCTCTTTAGTTTTCCTGTCTCTCTTGGTTAGTCTCGTGGATTCTCAGGCACACAATCTCATTGCCTTACAAATCATCTACTTCAAGGATGTAGAAATTTCCAATTTCTTCTGTGACCCTGCACAACTCCTTAATCTTGCCTGTTTTAACACATTCATTAATGACATAGTCATGTATTTTGTTGGTGCCTTATCTGGTTTGCTTCCTATATCTGGAATTTTCTTCTCttactataaaattgttttttCCATTCTGAAAATATCATCATCAGGTGGGAGGTATAAAGCCTTCTCTACCTGTGGGTCTCACCTGtcagttgtttgtttattttatggaaCAGCCATGGGAGTATATCTTGGTTCAGCTGTATCACGTTCTCCCAGAAGTACTGCAGTGGCCTCACTGATGTACACTGTGGTCACTCCTATGCTAAATCCTTTCATCTATAGCCTGAGGAACAAGGATATTAAAAGAGCAGTGAAGAGATTCCACAGAAAAATTCTGTAA